A genomic window from Glycine max cultivar Williams 82 chromosome 17, Glycine_max_v4.0, whole genome shotgun sequence includes:
- the LOC100813531 gene encoding rust resistance kinase Lr10, producing MTELPSVLPLQIMLILLLIKSGSSNNECGEWSCGSGQPPIRFPFKLIKGIKDECGYPGFCLYCTQKHETMLALSSVKLQVSYINYENHEIVLNDPENCLPHKFLQINDSLIHPYKFDDEAKTSKLSFFNCSSVEHQHLRNYQQSLSDSQDMISCPIYVSDLDDSVLSLDLTSCTKMFDIVTPVSAYGMQRNSLDLRWSEANCSQCKAKGKKCKWKNNRGDIECFDCKDKRKTIHVPKSFIYSAPGSILLGFAVIVVFKIIYHFRQKQEDQARVEKFLEEYRAEKPARFTYADVKRITGGFKEKLGEGAHGAVFRGKLSNEILVAVKILNNTEGEGKEFINEVEIMGKIHHINVVRLLGYCAEGIHRALVYNFFPNGSLQSFIFPPDDKQNFLGWEKLQNIALGIAKGIGYLHQGCNHPIIHFDINPHNVLLDDNFTPKISDFGLAKLCSKNPSLVSMTAARGTLGYIAPEVFSRNFGNVSYKSDIYSYGMLLLEMVGGRKNVDTSSAEDFHVLYPDWMHDLVHGDVHIHVEDEGDVKIARKLAIVGLWCIQWQPLNRPSIKSVIQMLESKEEDLLTVPPNPFHSSTSTIPSGLTSARLPLELEVIQE from the exons ATGACAGAGCTTCCTAGTGTGCTGCCCCTCCAAATAATGTTAATCCTTCTCCTTATCAAAAGTGGCAGCAGCAACAATGAGTGTGGGGAATGGTCTTGCGGCTCTGGCCAACCACCTATCAGATTTCCCTTCAAACTCATCAAGGGAATTAAAGATGAATGTGGTTATCCGGGGTTTTGTCTATATTGTACTCAAAAACATGAGACTATGCTTGCTCTCTCCTCCGTAAAACTCCAAGTCAGTTACATAAACTACgaaaatcatgaaattgtgtTGAATGACCCGGAAAATTGCCTTCCGCACAAGTTTCTGCAAATCAACGATTCTCTTATTCATCCTTACAAATTTGACGATGAAGCTAAAACAAGTAAGTTGAGCTTCTTCAACTGTTCTTCAGTTGAGCATCAACACCTGAGAAACTACCAGCAGTCACTGTCAGACTCACAAGACATGATCTCCTGTCCGATTTATGTTTCTGATCTTGATGACAGTGTGCTCAGTTTGGACCTAACATCCTGTACCAAAATGTTCGATATCGTTACGCCAGTTTCGGCATACGGGATGCAGCGAAATTCGTTGGATTTAAGATGGTCCGAAGCAAATTGTAGTCAGTGCAAAGCAAAAGGCAAGAAATGTAAATGGAAGAACAACAGAGGTGACATCGAATGTTTCGACTGCAAGGACAAGCGAAAAACTATTCATGTTCCCAAATCTTTTATTTACTCTGCACCAG GTTCGATTCTTTTGGGGTTCGCGGTTATTGTCGTTTTTAAGATCATATACCATTTTAGACAGAAACAAGAGGACCAAGCAAGGGTGGAGAAGTTCTTAGAGGAATACAGGGCAGAAAAGCCTGCAAGATTTACTTATGCTGATGTGAAAAGAATCACTGGTGGTTTTAAAGAGAAGCTAGGGGAAGGAGCTCATGGGGCTGTATTCAGAGGAAAACTTTCAAATGAGATTCTGGTGGCTGTGAAAATCCTCAATAATACAGAGGGAGAAGGGAAAGAGTTCATCAATGAAGTGGAAATTATGGGCAAAATCCACCACATCAATGTGGTTCGTTTGCTTGGCTATTGTGCTGAAGGAATCCATCGTGCTCTGGTCTACAATTTCTTTCCAAATGGTTCACTACAAAGCTTCATATTTCCACCAGATGACAAGCAGAATTTCCTTGGCTGGGAGAAGCTGCAGAATATTGCTCTTGGTATAGCTAAAGGGATTGGGTATCTTCACCAAGGTTGTAACCATCCCATTATTCACTTTGACATCAATCCTCACAATGTGTTACTTGATGACAACTTCACTCcaaaaatttctgattttggCTTAGCAAAATTGTGTTCCAAGAATCCTAGTTTGGTGTCCATGACAGCTGCTAGGGGAACCTTGGGATACATTGCACCTGAAGTTTTCTCCAGAAACTTTGGGAATGTGTCTTATAAGTCTGATATTTATAGTTACGGAATGTTGTTGTTAGAAATGGTTGGAGGAAGGAAGAATGTAGACACGTCTTCTGCAGAAGATTTCCATGTGTTGTACCCAGATTGGATGCATGACCTAGTTCATGGAGATGTACATATCCATGTTGAGGATGAAGGTGATGTTAAAATTGCAAGAAAACTAGCAATTGTTGGACTTTGGTGCATTCAGTGGCAGCCATTGAACCGgccatccataaaatctgtcaTACAAATGTTGGAAAGTAAAGAGGAAGACCTATTAACTGTTCCTCCTAATCCATTTCACTCATCCACTTCCACTATTCCTAGTGGATTGACTTCGGCAAGACTACCTTTGGAATTGGAAGTAATTCAAGAATGA
- the LOC100782182 gene encoding rust resistance kinase Lr10 isoform X1 — translation MWRERALLVILLLLLVQQICATKKQDHGCPLSSCGKITNITYPFRLKGHPKSCGDNRYELACENNVTVLHLYSGKYHVQAINYNNFTIRVVDPGVDQQTNCSSLPRYFLSRSNFTDTYSDIYNMDPYQAGQYSGRSNWDRLAFQHIVYMNCSNPVTQNGKYVDTASYVNWDSKDKYIYAIAGDLKAEDFQVGCHVKLVALTSWWGLDTNNYSYSAMHTGLVYGFEISWMRLICEQHCPSKHGCYYYNCFFDSVSQELNYWDGDSLGILGDILGTLGDILGTIFSLEGLIMLIMLWAWKILLTMPLFIVILTCKWRKRHLSMFESIENYLEQNNLMPIRYSYKEVKKMAGGFKDKLGEGGYGSVFKGKLRSGSCVAIKMLGKSKGNGQDFISEVATIGRTYHQNIVQLIGFCVHGSKRALVYEFMPNGSLDKFIFSKDESIHLSYDRIYNISIGVARGIAYLHYGCEMQILHFDIKPHNILLDENFTPKVSDFGLAKLYPIDNSIVPRTAARGTIGYMAPELFYNNIGGISHKADVYSYGMLLMEMAGKRKNLNPHAERSSQLFFPFWIYNHIRDGEDIEMEDVTEEEKKMVKKMIIVALWCIQLKPNDRPSMNEVVEMLEGDIENLEIPPKPTLYPSETITKN, via the exons ATGTGGAGAGAGAGAGCGTTATTGGTGATCCTGCTACTGCTTCTAGTCCAGCAAATTTGTGCTACCAAGAAGCAAGATCATGGTTGCCCCCTTTCTTCCTGCGGCAAAATCACCAACATAACTTACCCATTTCGATTAAAGGGCCACCCTAAAAGCTGCGGCGACAATAGGTATGAGCTAGCTTGTGAAAACAATGTTACTGTGTTACATTTGTACTCTGGAAAATATCATGTGCAGGCAATCAACTACAATAATTTCACTATCCGAGTGGTTGATCCAGGAGTCGATCAACAAACAAATTGCTCCTCCCTTCCTCGCTATTTCTTGTCTCGCTCCAATTTCACTGATACTTACAGTGATATTTACAACATGGATCCATACCAAGCTGGTCAATATTCAG GTCGTAGTAATTGGGACAGGCTTGCTTTCCAGCATATAGTGTATATGAATTGTAGCAATCCAGTGACTCAGAATGGGAAGTATGTGGATACTGCTTCATACGTCAACTGGGACTCCAAAGACAAGTACATATACGCTATTGCTGGTGACTTAAAAGCAGAGGACTTCCAAGTTGGTTGTCACGTAAAGCTGGTTGCTCTGACATCTTGGTGGGGTTTGGATACAAACAATTATTCCTACTCTGCCATGCACACGGGGCTAGTCTATGGATTTGAGATTTCATGGATGCGCCTCATATGTGAGCAGCACTGTCCAAGTAAACACGGCTGCTACTACTACAACTGCTTTTTCGACTCTGTCAGCCAGGAGCTTAATTATTGGGACGGGGATTCATTAGGGA TTTTAGGTGATATACTGGGTACTTTAGGTGATATACTGGGTACCATTTTCAGTCTGGAAG gtttaattatgttaattatgtTATGGGCATGGAAAATTTTGTTGACAATGCCACTGTTTATTGTGATTTTGACGTGTAAATGGAGAAAAAGACATTTGTCAATGTTTGAAAGTATTGAAAATTATCTAGAACAAAATAACTTGATGCCTATTAGATATTCATACAAGGAAGTTAAGAAGATGGCGGGAGGTTTTAAAGACAAGTTGGGTGAAGGAGGATATGGCTCTGTGTTCAAGGGAAAATTGCGTAGCGGGTCTTGTGTGGCAATAAAGATGTTAGGTAAATCAAAAGGAAATGGCCAAGATTTTATTAGTGAAGTTGCAACCATTGGAAGaacatatcatcaaaatatagtACAATTAATTGGATTTTGTGTTCATGGGTCAAAACGTGCTCTTGTCTATGAATTCATGCCCAATGGAtctcttgataaatttattttttccaaagATGAAAGTATACATTTAAGCTatgatagaatatataatatatcaattGGAGTGGCTCGTGGAATTGCTTATCTCCACTATGGGTGTGAGATGCAGATTTTGCACTTTGATATCAAGCCCCACAACATTCTACTAGATGAaaacttcaccccaaaggtctCTGACTTTGGATTGGCAAAATTATATCCAATAGATAATAGCATTGTCCCAAGGACAGCAGCAAGAGGAACAATTGGATATATGGCTCCAgaattgttttataataatattggaGGAATATCCCATAAGGCTGATGTTTATAGCTATGGAATGCTTTTGATGGAGATGGCAGGCAAGAGGAAAAATCTAAATCCCCATGCAGAGCGTTCAAGtcaacttttctttcccttttggaTTTATAATCATATTAGAGACGGGGAAGATATAGAAATGGAAGATGTCACAgaggaggaaaagaaaatgGTAAAGAAAATGATCATAGTTGCACTTTGGTGTATACAATTGAAACCAAATGACCGTCCCTCAATGAACGAAGTAGTCGAAATGCTTGAAGGAGACATTGAAAACTTAGAAATACCTCCAAAGCCAACTTTGTATCCAAGTGAAACgatcacaaaaaattaa
- the LOC100782182 gene encoding rust resistance kinase Lr10 isoform X2 gives MWRERALLVILLLLLVQQICATKKQDHGCPLSSCGKITNITYPFRLKGHPKSCGDNSDIYNMDPYQAGQYSGRSNWDRLAFQHIVYMNCSNPVTQNGKYVDTASYVNWDSKDKYIYAIAGDLKAEDFQVGCHVKLVALTSWWGLDTNNYSYSAMHTGLVYGFEISWMRLICEQHCPSKHGCYYYNCFFDSVSQELNYWDGDSLGILGDILGTLGDILGTIFSLEGLIMLIMLWAWKILLTMPLFIVILTCKWRKRHLSMFESIENYLEQNNLMPIRYSYKEVKKMAGGFKDKLGEGGYGSVFKGKLRSGSCVAIKMLGKSKGNGQDFISEVATIGRTYHQNIVQLIGFCVHGSKRALVYEFMPNGSLDKFIFSKDESIHLSYDRIYNISIGVARGIAYLHYGCEMQILHFDIKPHNILLDENFTPKVSDFGLAKLYPIDNSIVPRTAARGTIGYMAPELFYNNIGGISHKADVYSYGMLLMEMAGKRKNLNPHAERSSQLFFPFWIYNHIRDGEDIEMEDVTEEEKKMVKKMIIVALWCIQLKPNDRPSMNEVVEMLEGDIENLEIPPKPTLYPSETITKN, from the exons ATGTGGAGAGAGAGAGCGTTATTGGTGATCCTGCTACTGCTTCTAGTCCAGCAAATTTGTGCTACCAAGAAGCAAGATCATGGTTGCCCCCTTTCTTCCTGCGGCAAAATCACCAACATAACTTACCCATTTCGATTAAAGGGCCACCCTAAAAGCTGCGGCGACAATAG TGATATTTACAACATGGATCCATACCAAGCTGGTCAATATTCAG GTCGTAGTAATTGGGACAGGCTTGCTTTCCAGCATATAGTGTATATGAATTGTAGCAATCCAGTGACTCAGAATGGGAAGTATGTGGATACTGCTTCATACGTCAACTGGGACTCCAAAGACAAGTACATATACGCTATTGCTGGTGACTTAAAAGCAGAGGACTTCCAAGTTGGTTGTCACGTAAAGCTGGTTGCTCTGACATCTTGGTGGGGTTTGGATACAAACAATTATTCCTACTCTGCCATGCACACGGGGCTAGTCTATGGATTTGAGATTTCATGGATGCGCCTCATATGTGAGCAGCACTGTCCAAGTAAACACGGCTGCTACTACTACAACTGCTTTTTCGACTCTGTCAGCCAGGAGCTTAATTATTGGGACGGGGATTCATTAGGGA TTTTAGGTGATATACTGGGTACTTTAGGTGATATACTGGGTACCATTTTCAGTCTGGAAG gtttaattatgttaattatgtTATGGGCATGGAAAATTTTGTTGACAATGCCACTGTTTATTGTGATTTTGACGTGTAAATGGAGAAAAAGACATTTGTCAATGTTTGAAAGTATTGAAAATTATCTAGAACAAAATAACTTGATGCCTATTAGATATTCATACAAGGAAGTTAAGAAGATGGCGGGAGGTTTTAAAGACAAGTTGGGTGAAGGAGGATATGGCTCTGTGTTCAAGGGAAAATTGCGTAGCGGGTCTTGTGTGGCAATAAAGATGTTAGGTAAATCAAAAGGAAATGGCCAAGATTTTATTAGTGAAGTTGCAACCATTGGAAGaacatatcatcaaaatatagtACAATTAATTGGATTTTGTGTTCATGGGTCAAAACGTGCTCTTGTCTATGAATTCATGCCCAATGGAtctcttgataaatttattttttccaaagATGAAAGTATACATTTAAGCTatgatagaatatataatatatcaattGGAGTGGCTCGTGGAATTGCTTATCTCCACTATGGGTGTGAGATGCAGATTTTGCACTTTGATATCAAGCCCCACAACATTCTACTAGATGAaaacttcaccccaaaggtctCTGACTTTGGATTGGCAAAATTATATCCAATAGATAATAGCATTGTCCCAAGGACAGCAGCAAGAGGAACAATTGGATATATGGCTCCAgaattgttttataataatattggaGGAATATCCCATAAGGCTGATGTTTATAGCTATGGAATGCTTTTGATGGAGATGGCAGGCAAGAGGAAAAATCTAAATCCCCATGCAGAGCGTTCAAGtcaacttttctttcccttttggaTTTATAATCATATTAGAGACGGGGAAGATATAGAAATGGAAGATGTCACAgaggaggaaaagaaaatgGTAAAGAAAATGATCATAGTTGCACTTTGGTGTATACAATTGAAACCAAATGACCGTCCCTCAATGAACGAAGTAGTCGAAATGCTTGAAGGAGACATTGAAAACTTAGAAATACCTCCAAAGCCAACTTTGTATCCAAGTGAAACgatcacaaaaaattaa
- the LOC100782182 gene encoding rust resistance kinase Lr10 isoform X3 → MDPYQAGQYSGRSNWDRLAFQHIVYMNCSNPVTQNGKYVDTASYVNWDSKDKYIYAIAGDLKAEDFQVGCHVKLVALTSWWGLDTNNYSYSAMHTGLVYGFEISWMRLICEQHCPSKHGCYYYNCFFDSVSQELNYWDGDSLGILGDILGTLGDILGTIFSLEGLIMLIMLWAWKILLTMPLFIVILTCKWRKRHLSMFESIENYLEQNNLMPIRYSYKEVKKMAGGFKDKLGEGGYGSVFKGKLRSGSCVAIKMLGKSKGNGQDFISEVATIGRTYHQNIVQLIGFCVHGSKRALVYEFMPNGSLDKFIFSKDESIHLSYDRIYNISIGVARGIAYLHYGCEMQILHFDIKPHNILLDENFTPKVSDFGLAKLYPIDNSIVPRTAARGTIGYMAPELFYNNIGGISHKADVYSYGMLLMEMAGKRKNLNPHAERSSQLFFPFWIYNHIRDGEDIEMEDVTEEEKKMVKKMIIVALWCIQLKPNDRPSMNEVVEMLEGDIENLEIPPKPTLYPSETITKN, encoded by the exons ATGGATCCATACCAAGCTGGTCAATATTCAG GTCGTAGTAATTGGGACAGGCTTGCTTTCCAGCATATAGTGTATATGAATTGTAGCAATCCAGTGACTCAGAATGGGAAGTATGTGGATACTGCTTCATACGTCAACTGGGACTCCAAAGACAAGTACATATACGCTATTGCTGGTGACTTAAAAGCAGAGGACTTCCAAGTTGGTTGTCACGTAAAGCTGGTTGCTCTGACATCTTGGTGGGGTTTGGATACAAACAATTATTCCTACTCTGCCATGCACACGGGGCTAGTCTATGGATTTGAGATTTCATGGATGCGCCTCATATGTGAGCAGCACTGTCCAAGTAAACACGGCTGCTACTACTACAACTGCTTTTTCGACTCTGTCAGCCAGGAGCTTAATTATTGGGACGGGGATTCATTAGGGA TTTTAGGTGATATACTGGGTACTTTAGGTGATATACTGGGTACCATTTTCAGTCTGGAAG gtttaattatgttaattatgtTATGGGCATGGAAAATTTTGTTGACAATGCCACTGTTTATTGTGATTTTGACGTGTAAATGGAGAAAAAGACATTTGTCAATGTTTGAAAGTATTGAAAATTATCTAGAACAAAATAACTTGATGCCTATTAGATATTCATACAAGGAAGTTAAGAAGATGGCGGGAGGTTTTAAAGACAAGTTGGGTGAAGGAGGATATGGCTCTGTGTTCAAGGGAAAATTGCGTAGCGGGTCTTGTGTGGCAATAAAGATGTTAGGTAAATCAAAAGGAAATGGCCAAGATTTTATTAGTGAAGTTGCAACCATTGGAAGaacatatcatcaaaatatagtACAATTAATTGGATTTTGTGTTCATGGGTCAAAACGTGCTCTTGTCTATGAATTCATGCCCAATGGAtctcttgataaatttattttttccaaagATGAAAGTATACATTTAAGCTatgatagaatatataatatatcaattGGAGTGGCTCGTGGAATTGCTTATCTCCACTATGGGTGTGAGATGCAGATTTTGCACTTTGATATCAAGCCCCACAACATTCTACTAGATGAaaacttcaccccaaaggtctCTGACTTTGGATTGGCAAAATTATATCCAATAGATAATAGCATTGTCCCAAGGACAGCAGCAAGAGGAACAATTGGATATATGGCTCCAgaattgttttataataatattggaGGAATATCCCATAAGGCTGATGTTTATAGCTATGGAATGCTTTTGATGGAGATGGCAGGCAAGAGGAAAAATCTAAATCCCCATGCAGAGCGTTCAAGtcaacttttctttcccttttggaTTTATAATCATATTAGAGACGGGGAAGATATAGAAATGGAAGATGTCACAgaggaggaaaagaaaatgGTAAAGAAAATGATCATAGTTGCACTTTGGTGTATACAATTGAAACCAAATGACCGTCCCTCAATGAACGAAGTAGTCGAAATGCTTGAAGGAGACATTGAAAACTTAGAAATACCTCCAAAGCCAACTTTGTATCCAAGTGAAACgatcacaaaaaattaa